The segment CGACCAGGACCCCGCCGAGGTGGGCCGGGCCTTCACCGACTGGCTGCTGGCCCGGGTCCCCGACGGCGTGGAGGTCACCGTGGTCCCCCAGGGTGCGGTCGCCCCCGCCCTCACGCCGGCCGGCCACCCGGCCGTGGGCGCCCTGTCCCGGGCCATCGAGCGGGTGTGGGGCAAGCCTCCGCTGCTGACCCGGGAGGGCGGCAGCGGGCCCGAGGAGGCGCTGGGCCGGGTCCTCGACGTGCCCGTGCTCTACCTCGGGGTCGGCCTGCCCGACGACCGCTTCCACGCCCCCAACGAGCGCCTCGTCCTGGACCAGTTCTGGAAGGGGCTCCTGGCCGCCGGCGAGCTGTGGCGGGAGCTGGGCGCCCTCACCCCTGCCTGTGGCTGACGCGCCCGTACCCGCCGCCCCCGACGACGCCCACGAGTGGGTGAGCTTCGAGGACGCCGAGGAGGACCGCACCTGGGTCTTCGACGCCACCTTCCTCCTCAGCTCGTGGACGTGCATCTTCGGGCGCGGGTGCCAGGGCGTCCTGACCGGGCCCGCCGAGGAGCTCGTCCAGGGGTGCTGCAGCTACGGCGCCCACTTCACCGGCCCCGACGACGTCGCCCGGGTGCAGGCGGCGGCGGCCACGTTGACCGCCGACCAGTGGCAGTTCCGGGCCCAGGGCCGGCGGCGCGGGGTCGTCAAGGTGAACCCGGCGGGTGAGACGGTGACCCGGATGGTCGACGGCGCCTGCGTGTTCCTCAACCGCAGGAGCTTCGCCCGCGGCCCCGGCTGCGCCCTGCACGTGGCCGCCGTGGACCGGGGCGAGCGGCCCCTCGACCTCAAGCCCGACGTGTGCTGGCAGCTGCCGCTGCGCCGGGAGGACTCGGTGGCCGACGACGGCCACGTCACCTCCACCGTGCGGCAGTGGGACCGGCGCAACTGGGGCGCCGGCGGCCTGGAGTTCCACTGGTGGTGCACGGAGGCGCCCGAGGCGTTCACCGGCGCCCGCCCCGTCTACCGCGAGATGGCGGGCGAGCTGGCCGAGCTGGTGGGCCACGACGCGTACGCCCGCCTGGCCGCCTACCTCGAGGCCCGGCTGTCCGGGCCGGGGACGCCCCTCCCCCACCCCACGGTGCGCCGCCGGGTCAGTTGAGCCGCATGGGCCGCAGGTTGGCCCACAGGGCCGGCGCGGTGGTGTCCCAGTCGTAGATGCTGCCGCCGATCCCGCCCACGGCGGTGACGCCCCGCTTGTACTGCTCGATCTCCGCCGCCGACGTGGAATGGCCGATCCCGCCGATGGGGTGGACCGGGGCGTTGGGCTGGCCCAGGTTGTTGCGCAGCCGTTCGACGTTCTCCTTGGTGTACCGGTAGGCGTCCCGGTAGCCGGAGGCGTTGGTGCGGTTGGTCCAGTACCCCATCGTCATCCACACGTCGTAGAAGGGGGCGATCTCCCGGTAGGGGAAGGCGGGCCAGAAGTTCTGGTTGACGACCTCCAGCACGACCGGCGGGAGCACGATGCCCCCGATGAAGCGCCCCGGGAGGGCCTTGCGCAGGGCCGCGCTGAGCTCGACGAGCCGGTCGTTGCGGTCGTTGACGTCGGCCACGTTGCGCGCCTCGATGTCGACGGCGAGGCCGTCGAGGTTGCGCAGGGCGGCGATCGCCTTGAGGCGCCGCAGGTCGGCGCCGACGTCCACCAGGGTCGGCAAGTACCACGCCACCACCTGGAGGCCCTGCTTCTTGGCCCGGTCGATGTGGGCCTGGAGGAGCTCGGGCTCGAGCACGTCGGTCGGCGAGTCGTGCTTGGAGGCCTGGATGAACAGGGTCTGCACGCCGGCGTCCGCCATGCGGTCGGCGTCGCCCGGGGTGACGGCGGGGGGGCCGTTGCGGGAGAAGGTGGTGCTCCAGTCGTAGACGTCCACCCACGTGCCCAGCCCGAGGTAGGGGCCGATGCCCGCCGGCCGGGGCGTCGACGCCGGGGCCGGCGCCGCCGTCGGCGGCGGGAGGGTCGGGACGGTGACCTCGAGAGGCGGCACCGTCACGGGGACCCCGGGGACCGACACGCCGGGGACGCTGAGAGGGGCGGCGCTGGTGGCCGGCGTCGCCGCCGGGGCGGGCGAGGCGGGCAGGGTGAGCGGCGGAAGGGTCGCCCCCGCCGTGATGACGGGCGCGGGCATGGCGACCTCGGCCGCCCGGGCCACCGCGGTGACCAACGGCGACGGCGTGTCGTGGGTCGCCACGGCCATCACCGACGCGAGGAAGAGGGCCGCCACCGCCAGGCAGAGCCGACGTGCCCCGTTCCCCGGCCCCCCGGCCCCGGGCACCCGTTGGTCCCTCAGCGGTCGTCCGCCACGTCGACGGCGCTGTCGTCCTCGGTCGCCAGGCACCACGAGGCATGGTCGTCCTCGGGGTCGGCACCACACTCGGCGCACGGCTCGGGGACCAGCTCGGTGGTGCGCAGCTTGAAGGCGCGGGCCTCTTCGAACCGCCGGTGACGTCCCTTTTTCACGAGGCAGCTCCCCCGATCCGTGAAGCCTGTTGCCAGACCATGCTAGCAAGCGGCCGCGTCGGACCCGGACCAGCCCGGTAGGGTTCCGGTCATGGCCGAGGAGTTCGACGTCCAGGCGATGATCGAGCGCTTCCGGGACCGGGCCAAGGCCGTTCGCAGCCGCGGGATACCCCCCGTGGAGGGCCCCGAGCGCCGCCGGTTCATCGAGCAGTCCAAGATCGACTACCTCGACTACGCCATGCTGGGCGACGCCGAGGGCTCCCTGGAGGACGGCGTCCTCACCTTGCGCGTCGACCTGCGCCGCAAGGACTGACCCCTTCTTCTACGAAGAACGGCCGGCCCGGGGCTCGAGCACGAGCTTGCCGCGCTCGAACGCCAGGGTGGCCTCGCCGTCCACCAGCCGGCGGATCGGCTCCCCCACCAGGGAGTGCCGCCACCCGGTGGCCAGGCGGGCGCCCCCGTCGCCCCGGAGGAAGGCCTGCACGTCGGCCCGGGTGGCGAGCAGTGCGGGGTCCACCTCCAGGTCGGCGGCCAGCTGGACCACCCAGGCGGACACGAGGGCCACGGCGGGCCGGAGAGACCGGTCGAGGTCGTCGGCGGGCGGGCGCTCCACCGACGCCGGGTCGAGGGACCGGCCCCGGCGCACGGCGGCCAGGATCTCCTCGCCGGTCGGCCCCTTGGCGTGACGGCCGTCGAGCCCCCGCACCCCGGCCAGCTCGGCGAGGGTGGAGGGGGGCCGCTGGGCGATGGCGGCCAGCGCCAGGTCGGGCAGCACGAAGCGGGGCGGGAGGTCGAGGCTCATCGCCCTCCGCTCGCGCCACGCCGCCACCTCCTGGGCGACGCCCACCGACTTGCCGCGAAGGGACCGGGCGTCGCGCTGCTTCCACCACGCCCGCTCGGGCTCGGACGGGCCGCGGGCCTGGGTGCGGGCCAGCTCGCACTCCTCCTCGGCCCACACCAGCCGGCCCCGGGCGGCCAGGCGCCCTGCGATCTCACGGTGCATCTCGAGGAGGTGCTCCACGTCGGCCGCCGCGTACACCCGCTGGTCCTCGCCGAGGGGGCGGCGGGTCCAGTCGGCCAGGCGGTCGCCCTTGAGCAGGCGGACACCGAGGACGCGCTCGACCAGCGACTGGAGAGAGGGTGACGACATCCCGAGGAACCCGGCGGCCAGCTGGGTGTCGAACAGGCGGCGGGGGACGGTGCCACAGGCGGCCCGCAGGATCTCCAGGTCCTGGTCGGCGGCGTGGAGCACGGCCAGGCCGGGCCCGTCGAGGACCCGGGCGAGCGGCATCACGTCCACCGCCAACGGGTCGATCAGGGCGATGCCGCCCGCCCAGGCGATCTGGAGGAGGTCGAGGTGGGGGTAGTAGGTGCGTTCGCGGTGGAACTCGGTGTCCAGCGCGTAGGCCTCGGCCGAGGCCAGCTCCGAGACCACCTCCTCCAGGGCGTCGGCCCGGTCCACCCAGCGCGGGGGCTCCAGCGGTCAGTCCCCCACGAACGAGGCGTCGTCGACCGCCACCCGGCCGATGGCCGAGCGGGCACGGGCGGCGCTCAGGGGCACGAACTCGGCGGTCGCCTCCACGCACGGCCGGCCGGCGGGGTCCGCCACGGTGGCCGACAGGGCCAGGCTGCCGTCGCCGTTGCGCCCGGCCAGCCGTGCCTCCACCCGGTACGGGCGGCCGATCCTGACCGGTCGCCGGAACCGGGCGCTGGTGGACCGGGTGACGGCGAAGCGGCCGGCCAGGGCGATGGCGGCCCAGGCCATCGCCTCGTCGAGCACGGCCAGGGTGACGCCGCCGTGGACGTACCTGGGCGTTCCCGAGAAGCGGTCGTCGAGCGTGAGGTCGGCGATCACCGTCCCGGCCTCGTCGTCGGCGAAGAACGCCAGCCGCAGCCCGGACCGGTTCGCCGGGTCGCACACGAAGCAGCGCGACTCGAACCCCCACGTGCGGTTGTCGAGGCGGCGCAGCGTCACGTCGCCGAACCGTAGCGGGGGACGACCGCCGCCTCCGGCCCCGGGCGCAGCTCGAGGTACACGGCCTTGGCCGCCCCCACCAGGGGAACGGCGAGCAGGGCCCCCACGACCCCGCCGGCGGACACCCCGACCAGGGCCGCCGTCATGGTGGCGGGAGGCGAGAGCTTGACCGCCTGCCCGACCAGCAGGGGGCTGAGCACGTTGTTCTCGAGCTGCAGGTACACGACGAAGAAGGCGGCGCACGCCAGTCCCGTCCCCAGCCCCTGGGTGAACCCGAGGAGCACGAAGGGGATGCCGCCGGCGGCGCCGCCGATCTGCGGCACCAGGTTCCACACCGTCACCCAGGCGGCGGCCAGGGGGGTGAGGGGCACGCCCAGCAGCAGGCCGGCGACGAGCACGGACACGCCGGCGACCCCGGCCACGAGCAGCGACCCGGCCACGTACTTCCCGACGACGGCGTACGCCAGCGACGCCGCCCGCTCCGCCCGGGGGCGGACGTCGGCCGGGAGGAGCCGGCGGGCACCCCGGAGGAGGCGATCGCCGTCGACGAGGAGGGTCACGGCGAACAGGGCGGTCACCATGCCGGCGAGCAGCATGTCGGCCGCCGACCGGGCCGCGTCCTCCAGGGGGGACGTGTCCCCGGCCAGGCGATCCGGGAGGTCCCGGATGGCCTGCTCGACGCGTTCGGGTACGCCGGCCTCGGCCAGGTCGTCGCCCACCACCGGCAGCTCGGCCAGCTCGGCGACCACCGAGGGCAGCTCGTCGCCCAGGTCACGCGCCTGGCGCACGGCGGGCGGCACGAGCAACAGGCCGAGGAGGACGACCACCGACGCGGCGACGGCCAGCACCGCCGCCACCGCCGGCGCCCGGCCGATGCGGAGCCGCCGGCGGACGTTCTCGACGAGCGGGTTCAGGCCGAGCGACAGGATGGCGGCCACCCCCAGGGCGGCCATGGTGCGCGGCGCCGAGCCGATCAGCGCGGTGGCGGCCACCAGGACCACGAAGCCGCCGAGGACGACCGCCACCGACCGCCAGTCCAGCTCCACCACCCGCACCGCCGGGCCCGTGGGGCCGGGGGTGGGAGTGGCCGCCGGAGGGGCCGCCCGTCGCCCCGGTGGGAGGGGTGCGGGCAGGTCGTCCGCCGGGGCCATGTCGCCGGTACTGTACCGGCGATGGCGGCGCCGGGAGCGACCGAGCGGCTCCGCCTCACGCCCCGCTCGGCCCTGGCCGCCGTCGCCATGTTCGGCCTCACGTTGGGCTTCCTGGCCATGTTCGCGGCGTCCCGGCGCGTCCTGGGGTGGGTGGTGGCTGCCGCCACCATCGCCGGTGTCGTCCACCCCCTCGTCGCCCGCCTGGCTCGCCGCCTGCCCCGGGGCGTGGCCGTCGCCCTGGTCGCCCTGGCCGCCCTGGCGTCGGTCGGGCTGGTCGGGTGGCGGACGGTGGACGACGTGGGCGACCAGACCGATCGGCTGCGCCGCGCCGCCCCGGAGGCGGCCCGGCGGGTCGAGGCGGGTGACGGGCGGGTGGCCGAGCTGGCGCGCGAGGCCGAGCTCTCCGAGCGCACCGAGCGCTTCGTGGAAGAGGTGCCCGAGCGGCTGCGGGGAGGCACGCCGGCCCAGGCCCTGCGGGCGGCGGCCACCCGGGGCGTCGCCTACCTCGCCACCTTCGTCCTGTCCGTGTTCCTGCTGCTCCACGGCCCCGACCTGGCCGCCGCCGCTGCCCGCCAGGTGCACGACCCCGAGCGGCGCGCCCTGCTGGAGCGGGTCGCCGCCGCCGCCTTCCACCGCGGCTTCACCTACGTGCGGGGGACGATCGCCATGGCGCTGGCCGCCGGTGGCGTCGCCTACGCGATAGCCGAGGCGGCCGGCGTACCCGCCCCGGCGCCGCTGGCGCTGTGGGTCGCCCTCTGGGACGTCGTCCCCTATCTCGGCGCGGTGATCGGGGCCGTGCCCATCGTGCTGCTGGGCGGCATCGGCGACCCGGGACGGGGGCTGGTCCTGGCCCTGGCCTTCGTCGCCTACGAGGTGGCGGAGACCCTTCTCGTGCAACGCCGGCTCGAGCGCCGGGCGGTGCGGCTGGGCCCGTTCCTCACCGTCGCCGGCGCCTTCGCCGGCCTCGAGCTGTACGGGTTGGGCGGCGCCCTGCTGGCCATCGTCGTCCTGGCCGTCGGGGTGGCCGCCCTCGCCGAGCTGGCGCCTGCAGAGCTCGAACCGACCGATCCGGTGCGCTCGCCCGCCGCCTAACCCCCGTAGATCATGCGGGTGTCCTCCA is part of the Acidimicrobiales bacterium genome and harbors:
- a CDS encoding AI-2E family transporter, yielding MAPADDLPAPLPPGRRAAPPAATPTPGPTGPAVRVVELDWRSVAVVLGGFVVLVAATALIGSAPRTMAALGVAAILSLGLNPLVENVRRRLRIGRAPAVAAVLAVAASVVVLLGLLLVPPAVRQARDLGDELPSVVAELAELPVVGDDLAEAGVPERVEQAIRDLPDRLAGDTSPLEDAARSAADMLLAGMVTALFAVTLLVDGDRLLRGARRLLPADVRPRAERAASLAYAVVGKYVAGSLLVAGVAGVSVLVAGLLLGVPLTPLAAAWVTVWNLVPQIGGAAGGIPFVLLGFTQGLGTGLACAAFFVVYLQLENNVLSPLLVGQAVKLSPPATMTAALVGVSAGGVVGALLAVPLVGAAKAVYLELRPGPEAAVVPRYGSAT
- a CDS encoding PaaI family thioesterase, with the translated sequence MTLRRLDNRTWGFESRCFVCDPANRSGLRLAFFADDEAGTVIADLTLDDRFSGTPRYVHGGVTLAVLDEAMAWAAIALAGRFAVTRSTSARFRRPVRIGRPYRVEARLAGRNGDGSLALSATVADPAGRPCVEATAEFVPLSAARARSAIGRVAVDDASFVGD
- a CDS encoding AI-2E family transporter produces the protein MAAPGATERLRLTPRSALAAVAMFGLTLGFLAMFAASRRVLGWVVAAATIAGVVHPLVARLARRLPRGVAVALVALAALASVGLVGWRTVDDVGDQTDRLRRAAPEAARRVEAGDGRVAELAREAELSERTERFVEEVPERLRGGTPAQALRAAATRGVAYLATFVLSVFLLLHGPDLAAAAARQVHDPERRALLERVAAAAFHRGFTYVRGTIAMALAAGGVAYAIAEAAGVPAPAPLALWVALWDVVPYLGAVIGAVPIVLLGGIGDPGRGLVLALAFVAYEVAETLLVQRRLERRAVRLGPFLTVAGAFAGLELYGLGGALLAIVVLAVGVAALAELAPAELEPTDPVRSPAA
- a CDS encoding HRDC domain-containing protein: MDRADALEEVVSELASAEAYALDTEFHRERTYYPHLDLLQIAWAGGIALIDPLAVDVMPLARVLDGPGLAVLHAADQDLEILRAACGTVPRRLFDTQLAAGFLGMSSPSLQSLVERVLGVRLLKGDRLADWTRRPLGEDQRVYAAADVEHLLEMHREIAGRLAARGRLVWAEEECELARTQARGPSEPERAWWKQRDARSLRGKSVGVAQEVAAWRERRAMSLDLPPRFVLPDLALAAIAQRPPSTLAELAGVRGLDGRHAKGPTGEEILAAVRRGRSLDPASVERPPADDLDRSLRPAVALVSAWVVQLAADLEVDPALLATRADVQAFLRGDGGARLATGWRHSLVGEPIRRLVDGEATLAFERGKLVLEPRAGRSS